In Monomorium pharaonis isolate MP-MQ-018 chromosome 3, ASM1337386v2, whole genome shotgun sequence, a genomic segment contains:
- the LOC105832366 gene encoding H(+)/Cl(-) exchange transporter 5 isoform X4 — protein sequence MNIKYGDITEDVRLRTGTIRRETNLSSDDDMLDINHHSDNNVLSDCVRIDDASSHISVDSDDIPGIGQYDDFHTIDWQRDIARDRMRHRYIVKKKHDSIWGLIKGAHDAWSGWLCVLLVGLFTGVAAGVIDIGASWMTDLKFGICPQAFWLNKEQCCWSYNETTFDGGNCSQWRTWPEVFSQSKEGAGPYTISYLFYTAWALLFAALSASLVRMFAPYACGSGIPEIKTILSGFIIRGYLGKWTLIIKSVGLILSVSAGLSLGKEGPMVHIACCIGNIFSYLFPKYGRNEAKKREILSAAAAAGVSVAFGAPIGGVLFSLEEVSYYFPLKTLWRSFFCALIAAFVLRSINPFGNEHSVLFYVEYNKPWIFFELIPFVMLGIIGGIIATLFIKANLYWCRYRKTSKLGQYPVTEVLIVTVVTAVIGYPNPYTRMNTSQLIYLLFSQCGVSNADMLCDYNRNFTAVKSAIEIAAAGPGVYNAIWLLVLALILKLIMTIFTFGMKVPCGLFIPSLCLGAIMGRIVGIGMEQLAYNYPHIWMFSEECSMGVDCITPGLYAMVGAAAVLGGVTRMTVSLVVIMFELTGGVRYIVPLMAAAMASKWVGDALGKQGIYDAHIGLNGYPFLDSKDEFQHTTLAADVMQPKRNEALHVLTQDSMTVEDVENLLKETEHNGFPVIVSKESQYLVGFVLRRDLNLAIANAKRMIEDISRQSLVIFTNGNNIQSHSPPPLKLKKILDMAPITITDQTPMETVVDMFRKLGLRQTLVTHNGRLLGVITKKDVLRHVKQLDNEDPNSVLFN from the exons atg AATATAAAGTATGGTGACATTACAGAGGATGTACGACTACGAACCGGAACTATAAGACGTGAGACCAATCTAAGTAGCGACGACGACATGCTGGATATCAATCATCACTCGGATAATAATGTGTTATCGGATTGCGTCCGCATCGACGATGCATCTTCCCATA ttTCAGTTGACTCCGATGATATACCTGGCATCGGGCAATACGATGACTTTCATACTATCGATTGGCAACGAGATATCGCGCGAGATCGAATGCGACATCGTTATATCGTAAAGAAGAAACACGATTCTATTTGGGGTTTGATAAAAGGAGCTCACGATGCATGGTCGGGATGGCTGTGTGTTTTACTAGTCGGGCTTTTCACGGGAGTAGCGGCGGGTGTTATAGATATTGGCGCTTCCTGGATGACAGATCTCAAATTTGGAATCTGTCCACAAGCTTTCTGGCTAAATAAAGAACAATGCTGTTGGAGCTATAACGAGACTACGTTTGATGGTGGAAACTGTTCACAG TGGAGGACATGGCCCGAAGTATTCAGTCAATCAAAAGAGGGCGCAGGGCCCTATACAATATCATATTTGTTCTATACAGCATGGGCGCTTTTATTTGCAGCTCTTTCTGCATCTCTAGTGAGAATGTTTGCTCCTTATGCTTGTGGCTCTGGAATACCTgag ataaagaCAATTTTAAGTGGCTTTATTATCCGCGGATATCTCGGTAAATGGACGCTGATTATCAAGTCAGTTGGTCTGATTCTTTCTGTATCAGCGGGTTTAAGTTTAGGAAAGGAAGGTCCCATGGTGCACATTGCATGCTGTAtaggaaatatattttcttatctatTTCCAAAGTATGGTAGGAATGAagcgaaaaaaagagaaattttatctGCTGCTGCTGCAGCAGGAGTGTCCGTCGCTTTTGGAGCTCCTATTGGTGGTGTTCTATTTAGCTTAGAAGAG GTCAGCTattattttccattaaaaactttatggcGATCGTTCTTTTGTGCTTTGATAGCCGCTTTTGTGCTACGTTCCATAAATCCATTTGGAAATGAACACTCAGTATTGTTTTatgtagaatataataaaCCATGGATATTTTTTGAACTAATTCCGTTCGTTATGCTTGGTATAATTGGg GGAATAATAGCAACGTTATTTATCAAAGCAAATTTATATTGGTGCCGATATCGCAAAACTTCCAAATTAGGACAATATCCCGTTACTGAAGTGTTAATTGTAACGGTGGTAACAGCAGTTATTGGATATCCTAATCCATACACAAGGATGAACACCAGTCAACTCATTTACTTGTTGTTTAGTCAATGTGGAGTATCGAACGCGGATATGTTATG tgattataatagaaacttcACCGCTGTGAAATCTGCAATCGAAATTGCTGCAGCTGGCCCAGGAGTTTACAATGCAATATGGCTACTCGTGTTGGCACtgatattaaaacttattatgaCAATATTCACATTCGGCATGAAGGTTCCATGCGGTTTATTTATCCCTTCCCTCTGTCTGGGGGCGATAATGGGTCGTATCGTAGGAATAGGAATGGAACAGCTTGCTTATAATTATCCTCATATATGGATGTTCAGCGAGGAATGTTCCATGGGTGTCGACTGTATAACACCCGGACTATACGCGATGGTCGGAGCTGCCGCTGTTCTTGGAGGTGTAACAAGAATGACAGTCTCTTTGGTCGTCATTATGTTTGAATTAACAGGCGGCGTGCGATATATCGTACCTTTAATGGCCGCAGCCATGGCGAGTAAATGGGTCGGCGATGCTCTTGGGAAACAAGGTATCTATGATGCTCATATTGGTTTAAATGGATATCCATTTCTGGACAGCAAGGATGAATTTCAACATACAACTCTGGCAGCGGATGTCATGCAACCTAA ACGAAATGAAGCTCTTCACGTTCTAACTCAGGATTCAATGACAGTTGAAGATGTAGAAAACTTGCTTAAAGAAACTGAACATAATGGCTTTCCTGTAATAGTTTCTAAAGAATCTCAATATCTCGTTGGTTTTGTTTTACGACGAGACCTCAATCTTGCCATTGCTAATGCCAAGAGAATGATCGAAGATATTAGCAGGCAGTCGTTGGTTATCTTCACCAATGGAAACAATATCCAAAGTCATTCGCCTCCACCCTTgaagttaaaaaagatattggaTATGGCTCCTATTACTATCACAGATCAAACTCCTATGGAAACTGTAGTTGATATGTTCCGAAAATTGGGATTACGTCAAACTCTAGTTACACATAACgg GCGATTATTAGGTGTGATTACAAAGAAAGACGTTCTGAGGCATGTCAAACAACTCGACAATGAGGATCCAAATtccgttttatttaattaa
- the LOC105832366 gene encoding H(+)/Cl(-) exchange transporter 5 isoform X3, translating to MKSHHVKRKFRKDVRLRTGTIRRETNLSSDDDMLDINHHSDNNVLSDCVRIDDASSHISVDSDDIPGIGQYDDFHTIDWQRDIARDRMRHRYIVKKKHDSIWGLIKGAHDAWSGWLCVLLVGLFTGVAAGVIDIGASWMTDLKFGICPQAFWLNKEQCCWSYNETTFDGGNCSQWRTWPEVFSQSKEGAGPYTISYLFYTAWALLFAALSASLVRMFAPYACGSGIPEIKTILSGFIIRGYLGKWTLIIKSVGLILSVSAGLSLGKEGPMVHIACCIGNIFSYLFPKYGRNEAKKREILSAAAAAGVSVAFGAPIGGVLFSLEEVSYYFPLKTLWRSFFCALIAAFVLRSINPFGNEHSVLFYVEYNKPWIFFELIPFVMLGIIGGIIATLFIKANLYWCRYRKTSKLGQYPVTEVLIVTVVTAVIGYPNPYTRMNTSQLIYLLFSQCGVSNADMLCDYNRNFTAVKSAIEIAAAGPGVYNAIWLLVLALILKLIMTIFTFGMKVPCGLFIPSLCLGAIMGRIVGIGMEQLAYNYPHIWMFSEECSMGVDCITPGLYAMVGAAAVLGGVTRMTVSLVVIMFELTGGVRYIVPLMAAAMASKWVGDALGKQGIYDAHIGLNGYPFLDSKDEFQHTTLAADVMQPKRNEALHVLTQDSMTVEDVENLLKETEHNGFPVIVSKESQYLVGFVLRRDLNLAIANAKRMIEDISRQSLVIFTNGNNIQSHSPPPLKLKKILDMAPITITDQTPMETVVDMFRKLGLRQTLVTHNGRLLGVITKKDVLRHVKQLDNEDPNSVLFN from the exons ATGAAATCGCATCATGTAAAAAGGAAGTTTAGAA AGGATGTACGACTACGAACCGGAACTATAAGACGTGAGACCAATCTAAGTAGCGACGACGACATGCTGGATATCAATCATCACTCGGATAATAATGTGTTATCGGATTGCGTCCGCATCGACGATGCATCTTCCCATA ttTCAGTTGACTCCGATGATATACCTGGCATCGGGCAATACGATGACTTTCATACTATCGATTGGCAACGAGATATCGCGCGAGATCGAATGCGACATCGTTATATCGTAAAGAAGAAACACGATTCTATTTGGGGTTTGATAAAAGGAGCTCACGATGCATGGTCGGGATGGCTGTGTGTTTTACTAGTCGGGCTTTTCACGGGAGTAGCGGCGGGTGTTATAGATATTGGCGCTTCCTGGATGACAGATCTCAAATTTGGAATCTGTCCACAAGCTTTCTGGCTAAATAAAGAACAATGCTGTTGGAGCTATAACGAGACTACGTTTGATGGTGGAAACTGTTCACAG TGGAGGACATGGCCCGAAGTATTCAGTCAATCAAAAGAGGGCGCAGGGCCCTATACAATATCATATTTGTTCTATACAGCATGGGCGCTTTTATTTGCAGCTCTTTCTGCATCTCTAGTGAGAATGTTTGCTCCTTATGCTTGTGGCTCTGGAATACCTgag ataaagaCAATTTTAAGTGGCTTTATTATCCGCGGATATCTCGGTAAATGGACGCTGATTATCAAGTCAGTTGGTCTGATTCTTTCTGTATCAGCGGGTTTAAGTTTAGGAAAGGAAGGTCCCATGGTGCACATTGCATGCTGTAtaggaaatatattttcttatctatTTCCAAAGTATGGTAGGAATGAagcgaaaaaaagagaaattttatctGCTGCTGCTGCAGCAGGAGTGTCCGTCGCTTTTGGAGCTCCTATTGGTGGTGTTCTATTTAGCTTAGAAGAG GTCAGCTattattttccattaaaaactttatggcGATCGTTCTTTTGTGCTTTGATAGCCGCTTTTGTGCTACGTTCCATAAATCCATTTGGAAATGAACACTCAGTATTGTTTTatgtagaatataataaaCCATGGATATTTTTTGAACTAATTCCGTTCGTTATGCTTGGTATAATTGGg GGAATAATAGCAACGTTATTTATCAAAGCAAATTTATATTGGTGCCGATATCGCAAAACTTCCAAATTAGGACAATATCCCGTTACTGAAGTGTTAATTGTAACGGTGGTAACAGCAGTTATTGGATATCCTAATCCATACACAAGGATGAACACCAGTCAACTCATTTACTTGTTGTTTAGTCAATGTGGAGTATCGAACGCGGATATGTTATG tgattataatagaaacttcACCGCTGTGAAATCTGCAATCGAAATTGCTGCAGCTGGCCCAGGAGTTTACAATGCAATATGGCTACTCGTGTTGGCACtgatattaaaacttattatgaCAATATTCACATTCGGCATGAAGGTTCCATGCGGTTTATTTATCCCTTCCCTCTGTCTGGGGGCGATAATGGGTCGTATCGTAGGAATAGGAATGGAACAGCTTGCTTATAATTATCCTCATATATGGATGTTCAGCGAGGAATGTTCCATGGGTGTCGACTGTATAACACCCGGACTATACGCGATGGTCGGAGCTGCCGCTGTTCTTGGAGGTGTAACAAGAATGACAGTCTCTTTGGTCGTCATTATGTTTGAATTAACAGGCGGCGTGCGATATATCGTACCTTTAATGGCCGCAGCCATGGCGAGTAAATGGGTCGGCGATGCTCTTGGGAAACAAGGTATCTATGATGCTCATATTGGTTTAAATGGATATCCATTTCTGGACAGCAAGGATGAATTTCAACATACAACTCTGGCAGCGGATGTCATGCAACCTAA ACGAAATGAAGCTCTTCACGTTCTAACTCAGGATTCAATGACAGTTGAAGATGTAGAAAACTTGCTTAAAGAAACTGAACATAATGGCTTTCCTGTAATAGTTTCTAAAGAATCTCAATATCTCGTTGGTTTTGTTTTACGACGAGACCTCAATCTTGCCATTGCTAATGCCAAGAGAATGATCGAAGATATTAGCAGGCAGTCGTTGGTTATCTTCACCAATGGAAACAATATCCAAAGTCATTCGCCTCCACCCTTgaagttaaaaaagatattggaTATGGCTCCTATTACTATCACAGATCAAACTCCTATGGAAACTGTAGTTGATATGTTCCGAAAATTGGGATTACGTCAAACTCTAGTTACACATAACgg GCGATTATTAGGTGTGATTACAAAGAAAGACGTTCTGAGGCATGTCAAACAACTCGACAATGAGGATCCAAATtccgttttatttaattaa
- the LOC105832366 gene encoding H(+)/Cl(-) exchange transporter 5 isoform X1 produces the protein MKSHHVKRKFRNYHDAMEKFPLKGTASLNSAILHSNANAITTYHSVDAKNIKYGDITEDVRLRTGTIRRETNLSSDDDMLDINHHSDNNVLSDCVRIDDASSHISVDSDDIPGIGQYDDFHTIDWQRDIARDRMRHRYIVKKKHDSIWGLIKGAHDAWSGWLCVLLVGLFTGVAAGVIDIGASWMTDLKFGICPQAFWLNKEQCCWSYNETTFDGGNCSQWRTWPEVFSQSKEGAGPYTISYLFYTAWALLFAALSASLVRMFAPYACGSGIPEIKTILSGFIIRGYLGKWTLIIKSVGLILSVSAGLSLGKEGPMVHIACCIGNIFSYLFPKYGRNEAKKREILSAAAAAGVSVAFGAPIGGVLFSLEEVSYYFPLKTLWRSFFCALIAAFVLRSINPFGNEHSVLFYVEYNKPWIFFELIPFVMLGIIGGIIATLFIKANLYWCRYRKTSKLGQYPVTEVLIVTVVTAVIGYPNPYTRMNTSQLIYLLFSQCGVSNADMLCDYNRNFTAVKSAIEIAAAGPGVYNAIWLLVLALILKLIMTIFTFGMKVPCGLFIPSLCLGAIMGRIVGIGMEQLAYNYPHIWMFSEECSMGVDCITPGLYAMVGAAAVLGGVTRMTVSLVVIMFELTGGVRYIVPLMAAAMASKWVGDALGKQGIYDAHIGLNGYPFLDSKDEFQHTTLAADVMQPKRNEALHVLTQDSMTVEDVENLLKETEHNGFPVIVSKESQYLVGFVLRRDLNLAIANAKRMIEDISRQSLVIFTNGNNIQSHSPPPLKLKKILDMAPITITDQTPMETVVDMFRKLGLRQTLVTHNGRLLGVITKKDVLRHVKQLDNEDPNSVLFN, from the exons ATGAAATCGCATCATGTAAAAAGGAAGTTTAGAA ATTATCATGATGCCATGGAGAAGTTTCCGCTGAAAGGTACAGCATCATTGAACTCGGCAATTCTTCATTCAAATGCAAATGCCATTACAACATATCATTCGGTCGATGCAAAG AATATAAAGTATGGTGACATTACAGAGGATGTACGACTACGAACCGGAACTATAAGACGTGAGACCAATCTAAGTAGCGACGACGACATGCTGGATATCAATCATCACTCGGATAATAATGTGTTATCGGATTGCGTCCGCATCGACGATGCATCTTCCCATA ttTCAGTTGACTCCGATGATATACCTGGCATCGGGCAATACGATGACTTTCATACTATCGATTGGCAACGAGATATCGCGCGAGATCGAATGCGACATCGTTATATCGTAAAGAAGAAACACGATTCTATTTGGGGTTTGATAAAAGGAGCTCACGATGCATGGTCGGGATGGCTGTGTGTTTTACTAGTCGGGCTTTTCACGGGAGTAGCGGCGGGTGTTATAGATATTGGCGCTTCCTGGATGACAGATCTCAAATTTGGAATCTGTCCACAAGCTTTCTGGCTAAATAAAGAACAATGCTGTTGGAGCTATAACGAGACTACGTTTGATGGTGGAAACTGTTCACAG TGGAGGACATGGCCCGAAGTATTCAGTCAATCAAAAGAGGGCGCAGGGCCCTATACAATATCATATTTGTTCTATACAGCATGGGCGCTTTTATTTGCAGCTCTTTCTGCATCTCTAGTGAGAATGTTTGCTCCTTATGCTTGTGGCTCTGGAATACCTgag ataaagaCAATTTTAAGTGGCTTTATTATCCGCGGATATCTCGGTAAATGGACGCTGATTATCAAGTCAGTTGGTCTGATTCTTTCTGTATCAGCGGGTTTAAGTTTAGGAAAGGAAGGTCCCATGGTGCACATTGCATGCTGTAtaggaaatatattttcttatctatTTCCAAAGTATGGTAGGAATGAagcgaaaaaaagagaaattttatctGCTGCTGCTGCAGCAGGAGTGTCCGTCGCTTTTGGAGCTCCTATTGGTGGTGTTCTATTTAGCTTAGAAGAG GTCAGCTattattttccattaaaaactttatggcGATCGTTCTTTTGTGCTTTGATAGCCGCTTTTGTGCTACGTTCCATAAATCCATTTGGAAATGAACACTCAGTATTGTTTTatgtagaatataataaaCCATGGATATTTTTTGAACTAATTCCGTTCGTTATGCTTGGTATAATTGGg GGAATAATAGCAACGTTATTTATCAAAGCAAATTTATATTGGTGCCGATATCGCAAAACTTCCAAATTAGGACAATATCCCGTTACTGAAGTGTTAATTGTAACGGTGGTAACAGCAGTTATTGGATATCCTAATCCATACACAAGGATGAACACCAGTCAACTCATTTACTTGTTGTTTAGTCAATGTGGAGTATCGAACGCGGATATGTTATG tgattataatagaaacttcACCGCTGTGAAATCTGCAATCGAAATTGCTGCAGCTGGCCCAGGAGTTTACAATGCAATATGGCTACTCGTGTTGGCACtgatattaaaacttattatgaCAATATTCACATTCGGCATGAAGGTTCCATGCGGTTTATTTATCCCTTCCCTCTGTCTGGGGGCGATAATGGGTCGTATCGTAGGAATAGGAATGGAACAGCTTGCTTATAATTATCCTCATATATGGATGTTCAGCGAGGAATGTTCCATGGGTGTCGACTGTATAACACCCGGACTATACGCGATGGTCGGAGCTGCCGCTGTTCTTGGAGGTGTAACAAGAATGACAGTCTCTTTGGTCGTCATTATGTTTGAATTAACAGGCGGCGTGCGATATATCGTACCTTTAATGGCCGCAGCCATGGCGAGTAAATGGGTCGGCGATGCTCTTGGGAAACAAGGTATCTATGATGCTCATATTGGTTTAAATGGATATCCATTTCTGGACAGCAAGGATGAATTTCAACATACAACTCTGGCAGCGGATGTCATGCAACCTAA ACGAAATGAAGCTCTTCACGTTCTAACTCAGGATTCAATGACAGTTGAAGATGTAGAAAACTTGCTTAAAGAAACTGAACATAATGGCTTTCCTGTAATAGTTTCTAAAGAATCTCAATATCTCGTTGGTTTTGTTTTACGACGAGACCTCAATCTTGCCATTGCTAATGCCAAGAGAATGATCGAAGATATTAGCAGGCAGTCGTTGGTTATCTTCACCAATGGAAACAATATCCAAAGTCATTCGCCTCCACCCTTgaagttaaaaaagatattggaTATGGCTCCTATTACTATCACAGATCAAACTCCTATGGAAACTGTAGTTGATATGTTCCGAAAATTGGGATTACGTCAAACTCTAGTTACACATAACgg GCGATTATTAGGTGTGATTACAAAGAAAGACGTTCTGAGGCATGTCAAACAACTCGACAATGAGGATCCAAATtccgttttatttaattaa
- the LOC105832366 gene encoding H(+)/Cl(-) exchange transporter 5 isoform X2 — protein sequence MEKFPLKGTASLNSAILHSNANAITTYHSVDAKNIKYGDITEDVRLRTGTIRRETNLSSDDDMLDINHHSDNNVLSDCVRIDDASSHISVDSDDIPGIGQYDDFHTIDWQRDIARDRMRHRYIVKKKHDSIWGLIKGAHDAWSGWLCVLLVGLFTGVAAGVIDIGASWMTDLKFGICPQAFWLNKEQCCWSYNETTFDGGNCSQWRTWPEVFSQSKEGAGPYTISYLFYTAWALLFAALSASLVRMFAPYACGSGIPEIKTILSGFIIRGYLGKWTLIIKSVGLILSVSAGLSLGKEGPMVHIACCIGNIFSYLFPKYGRNEAKKREILSAAAAAGVSVAFGAPIGGVLFSLEEVSYYFPLKTLWRSFFCALIAAFVLRSINPFGNEHSVLFYVEYNKPWIFFELIPFVMLGIIGGIIATLFIKANLYWCRYRKTSKLGQYPVTEVLIVTVVTAVIGYPNPYTRMNTSQLIYLLFSQCGVSNADMLCDYNRNFTAVKSAIEIAAAGPGVYNAIWLLVLALILKLIMTIFTFGMKVPCGLFIPSLCLGAIMGRIVGIGMEQLAYNYPHIWMFSEECSMGVDCITPGLYAMVGAAAVLGGVTRMTVSLVVIMFELTGGVRYIVPLMAAAMASKWVGDALGKQGIYDAHIGLNGYPFLDSKDEFQHTTLAADVMQPKRNEALHVLTQDSMTVEDVENLLKETEHNGFPVIVSKESQYLVGFVLRRDLNLAIANAKRMIEDISRQSLVIFTNGNNIQSHSPPPLKLKKILDMAPITITDQTPMETVVDMFRKLGLRQTLVTHNGRLLGVITKKDVLRHVKQLDNEDPNSVLFN from the exons ATGGAGAAGTTTCCGCTGAAAGGTACAGCATCATTGAACTCGGCAATTCTTCATTCAAATGCAAATGCCATTACAACATATCATTCGGTCGATGCAAAG AATATAAAGTATGGTGACATTACAGAGGATGTACGACTACGAACCGGAACTATAAGACGTGAGACCAATCTAAGTAGCGACGACGACATGCTGGATATCAATCATCACTCGGATAATAATGTGTTATCGGATTGCGTCCGCATCGACGATGCATCTTCCCATA ttTCAGTTGACTCCGATGATATACCTGGCATCGGGCAATACGATGACTTTCATACTATCGATTGGCAACGAGATATCGCGCGAGATCGAATGCGACATCGTTATATCGTAAAGAAGAAACACGATTCTATTTGGGGTTTGATAAAAGGAGCTCACGATGCATGGTCGGGATGGCTGTGTGTTTTACTAGTCGGGCTTTTCACGGGAGTAGCGGCGGGTGTTATAGATATTGGCGCTTCCTGGATGACAGATCTCAAATTTGGAATCTGTCCACAAGCTTTCTGGCTAAATAAAGAACAATGCTGTTGGAGCTATAACGAGACTACGTTTGATGGTGGAAACTGTTCACAG TGGAGGACATGGCCCGAAGTATTCAGTCAATCAAAAGAGGGCGCAGGGCCCTATACAATATCATATTTGTTCTATACAGCATGGGCGCTTTTATTTGCAGCTCTTTCTGCATCTCTAGTGAGAATGTTTGCTCCTTATGCTTGTGGCTCTGGAATACCTgag ataaagaCAATTTTAAGTGGCTTTATTATCCGCGGATATCTCGGTAAATGGACGCTGATTATCAAGTCAGTTGGTCTGATTCTTTCTGTATCAGCGGGTTTAAGTTTAGGAAAGGAAGGTCCCATGGTGCACATTGCATGCTGTAtaggaaatatattttcttatctatTTCCAAAGTATGGTAGGAATGAagcgaaaaaaagagaaattttatctGCTGCTGCTGCAGCAGGAGTGTCCGTCGCTTTTGGAGCTCCTATTGGTGGTGTTCTATTTAGCTTAGAAGAG GTCAGCTattattttccattaaaaactttatggcGATCGTTCTTTTGTGCTTTGATAGCCGCTTTTGTGCTACGTTCCATAAATCCATTTGGAAATGAACACTCAGTATTGTTTTatgtagaatataataaaCCATGGATATTTTTTGAACTAATTCCGTTCGTTATGCTTGGTATAATTGGg GGAATAATAGCAACGTTATTTATCAAAGCAAATTTATATTGGTGCCGATATCGCAAAACTTCCAAATTAGGACAATATCCCGTTACTGAAGTGTTAATTGTAACGGTGGTAACAGCAGTTATTGGATATCCTAATCCATACACAAGGATGAACACCAGTCAACTCATTTACTTGTTGTTTAGTCAATGTGGAGTATCGAACGCGGATATGTTATG tgattataatagaaacttcACCGCTGTGAAATCTGCAATCGAAATTGCTGCAGCTGGCCCAGGAGTTTACAATGCAATATGGCTACTCGTGTTGGCACtgatattaaaacttattatgaCAATATTCACATTCGGCATGAAGGTTCCATGCGGTTTATTTATCCCTTCCCTCTGTCTGGGGGCGATAATGGGTCGTATCGTAGGAATAGGAATGGAACAGCTTGCTTATAATTATCCTCATATATGGATGTTCAGCGAGGAATGTTCCATGGGTGTCGACTGTATAACACCCGGACTATACGCGATGGTCGGAGCTGCCGCTGTTCTTGGAGGTGTAACAAGAATGACAGTCTCTTTGGTCGTCATTATGTTTGAATTAACAGGCGGCGTGCGATATATCGTACCTTTAATGGCCGCAGCCATGGCGAGTAAATGGGTCGGCGATGCTCTTGGGAAACAAGGTATCTATGATGCTCATATTGGTTTAAATGGATATCCATTTCTGGACAGCAAGGATGAATTTCAACATACAACTCTGGCAGCGGATGTCATGCAACCTAA ACGAAATGAAGCTCTTCACGTTCTAACTCAGGATTCAATGACAGTTGAAGATGTAGAAAACTTGCTTAAAGAAACTGAACATAATGGCTTTCCTGTAATAGTTTCTAAAGAATCTCAATATCTCGTTGGTTTTGTTTTACGACGAGACCTCAATCTTGCCATTGCTAATGCCAAGAGAATGATCGAAGATATTAGCAGGCAGTCGTTGGTTATCTTCACCAATGGAAACAATATCCAAAGTCATTCGCCTCCACCCTTgaagttaaaaaagatattggaTATGGCTCCTATTACTATCACAGATCAAACTCCTATGGAAACTGTAGTTGATATGTTCCGAAAATTGGGATTACGTCAAACTCTAGTTACACATAACgg GCGATTATTAGGTGTGATTACAAAGAAAGACGTTCTGAGGCATGTCAAACAACTCGACAATGAGGATCCAAATtccgttttatttaattaa